One region of Polaribacter pectinis genomic DNA includes:
- a CDS encoding N-6 DNA methylase encodes MENNKDFKKNNGIYYTPDKLADYLINDLNIENNNSILDPSYGEGALLLAVERLAQAKKISNLNLFGCDLHPINGLLLHLPEVNLIEVNFFDYNVNNKFDFIISNPPYIRRQNQDKKEIDVVLTRFKEMNLLGKNADMWAYFIIKSMLHLNKGGSFCAIIPWAFIQADYAQKLRILLYDKFETIKVIALNKPYFESIDERVVLFWGYNFGEKNTEILFSYLKDLKSKPNFKKIDNQVWSSNKIVLTKKNEVKKNQEILIKKFGFQKIEDFVEIRIGVVTGANEYFIRTYEELISYGFTKKDLMPILTKAKEIPDYINNKLGKLKFLVKINEDYKNQFSNFIEEGIGKEFNKRVHCKNRNIWYSINTAKVPDAFFPYRVGKIPYLFFNNHQIQSTNSIHRIYYKRKLNKTEEKWIQVSMLSIYGQISIEMNAKTYGKGMLKMEPGPLKNALVKISNDKSIVKTFNQIRKLLIDQRKDEVVLLATSFLNEKLIIPKEIHIKSIKLYEDIRKSREK; translated from the coding sequence ATGGAGAATAACAAAGATTTTAAAAAAAATAATGGAATATATTATACTCCTGACAAATTAGCTGATTACCTTATTAATGATTTAAATATTGAAAACAATAACTCAATTTTAGATCCTTCTTATGGGGAAGGAGCACTTTTATTGGCTGTTGAAAGATTAGCACAAGCAAAGAAAATATCAAATTTAAATTTATTTGGTTGTGATTTACACCCTATAAATGGTTTGTTATTACATTTACCAGAGGTAAATTTAATTGAGGTAAATTTTTTTGATTACAATGTAAATAACAAATTTGATTTTATTATTTCTAACCCTCCCTATATACGTCGTCAGAATCAAGATAAAAAAGAGATTGATGTTGTATTGACTAGATTTAAAGAAATGAATCTATTAGGCAAGAATGCTGATATGTGGGCATATTTCATTATAAAATCTATGCTGCATTTAAATAAAGGTGGAAGTTTTTGTGCTATAATTCCTTGGGCTTTTATTCAGGCTGATTATGCTCAAAAGTTAAGAATCCTACTATATGATAAATTTGAAACAATTAAAGTTATAGCTTTAAATAAGCCATATTTTGAATCTATAGATGAAAGAGTAGTTTTGTTCTGGGGCTACAATTTTGGGGAAAAGAATACAGAGATTTTATTTTCTTACTTAAAGGATTTAAAATCGAAGCCTAACTTTAAAAAAATTGATAATCAAGTTTGGTCTTCTAATAAAATAGTTTTAACAAAAAAAAATGAAGTAAAAAAAAATCAAGAAATATTAATAAAAAAGTTTGGATTTCAAAAGATAGAAGATTTTGTAGAAATTAGGATAGGTGTTGTTACAGGAGCTAATGAGTACTTTATAAGAACTTATGAAGAATTAATAAGTTATGGGTTTACAAAAAAAGATCTTATGCCGATATTAACTAAAGCTAAAGAGATTCCTGATTACATAAATAATAAGTTGGGAAAGTTAAAATTTTTAGTTAAAATTAATGAAGATTATAAAAACCAATTTTCAAATTTTATTGAAGAGGGTATAGGTAAAGAATTTAATAAAAGGGTTCATTGTAAAAATAGAAATATATGGTACTCAATTAATACTGCTAAAGTTCCAGATGCTTTTTTTCCATATAGAGTTGGAAAAATACCATATTTGTTTTTCAATAATCACCAAATTCAAAGCACTAATTCAATTCATAGAATTTATTACAAAAGAAAGTTAAATAAAACAGAAGAAAAATGGATACAGGTTAGTATGTTATCTATTTATGGTCAAATTTCTATTGAAATGAACGCAAAAACATATGGTAAGGGAATGTTAAAAATGGAGCCAGGTCCTTTAAAAAATGCTTTAGTGAAAATTTCAAATGATAAGTCAATAGTTAAAACATTTAATCAAATAAGAAAATTATTAATTGATCAAAGAAAAGACGAAGTTGTTTTATTAGCAACAAGTTTTTTAAATGAAAAATTAATAATACCAAAAGAAATACATATTAAAAGTATAAAGTTATATGAGGATATTAGAAAATCTAGAGAAAAATAA